The Methylobacterium sp. PvR107 genome contains a region encoding:
- a CDS encoding cobalamin-binding protein, with translation MRRFPPERIVCLTEETVETLYLLGEEDRIVGVSGYAVRPPRVRREKPRVSAFTSADLPKILALAPDLVLAFSDLQADIVADLARAGVAVHLFNQRDVAGCLAMIRTLGALVGVPERADILAAELEARLTEAADAARDRLPVRVYFEEWDTPMISGIGWVSDLIGLAGGRDVFPDLSRQAAARDRIVTSEQVIAAAPEVILASWCGKRVNIARIRSRPGWAAIPAVRDGRIHEIKAPLILQPGPAALTDGFDAIRACLG, from the coding sequence ATGCGCCGCTTTCCCCCGGAGCGCATCGTCTGCCTCACCGAGGAGACGGTCGAGACCCTGTACCTGCTTGGCGAGGAGGACAGGATCGTCGGCGTCTCCGGCTACGCGGTCCGGCCGCCCCGGGTCCGGCGGGAGAAGCCGCGCGTCTCGGCCTTCACCAGCGCCGACCTCCCGAAGATTCTGGCGCTGGCGCCGGATCTCGTCCTGGCTTTCTCGGACCTCCAGGCCGACATCGTCGCCGACCTCGCCCGGGCGGGCGTGGCGGTCCACCTGTTCAACCAGCGCGACGTGGCGGGCTGCCTCGCGATGATCCGCACCCTCGGCGCGCTCGTCGGCGTGCCCGAGCGGGCCGACATCCTGGCGGCCGAATTGGAAGCCCGCCTCACGGAGGCCGCCGATGCGGCGCGGGATCGCCTACCGGTGCGCGTTTACTTCGAGGAATGGGACACGCCGATGATCTCCGGCATCGGCTGGGTCTCGGACCTGATCGGCCTCGCGGGGGGCCGGGACGTCTTCCCGGACCTGAGCCGGCAGGCGGCCGCCAGGGACCGGATCGTCACGTCCGAGCAGGTGATCGCGGCGGCGCCCGAGGTGATCCTCGCCTCGTGGTGCGGGAAGCGGGTCAACATCGCGCGCATCCGGTCCCGCCCCGGCTGGGCGGCGATCCCGGCGGTGCGCGACGGGCGCATCCACGAGATCAAGGCGCCGCTGATCCTGCAGCCGGGCCCGGCCGCGCTCACCGACGGGTTCGACGCGATCCGGGCCTGCCTCGGATGA
- a CDS encoding DedA family protein gives MDIEALRTSTLAFVEAHKVWTPLIAGGLAFCESIAVLSLFVPATVILIGIGALVGGADISFWPVVIAAALGAALGDWISYEAGRWLGPGAKTKWPLRRYPELMAKAEAFIGRWGIAAVALGRFFGPARALVPLFAGILGLARLPFQLANLASALVWAFVLLAPGAGLLTWLDR, from the coding sequence ATGGACATCGAAGCCCTGCGCACCTCGACTCTCGCCTTCGTCGAGGCGCACAAGGTCTGGACGCCGCTGATCGCGGGCGGCCTCGCCTTCTGCGAATCGATCGCGGTCCTGTCGCTGTTCGTGCCGGCGACCGTGATCCTGATCGGCATCGGTGCGCTGGTGGGCGGCGCCGACATCTCATTCTGGCCGGTGGTGATCGCCGCCGCGCTGGGTGCCGCGCTCGGGGACTGGATCTCCTACGAGGCCGGGCGCTGGCTCGGCCCCGGCGCCAAGACCAAGTGGCCGCTGCGGCGCTATCCCGAGCTCATGGCGAAGGCCGAGGCCTTCATCGGCCGCTGGGGGATCGCCGCGGTGGCCCTCGGACGGTTCTTCGGGCCGGCCCGGGCTCTGGTCCCGCTCTTCGCCGGCATCCTCGGCCTGGCGCGGTTGCCGTTCCAGCTGGCCAACCTCGCCTCCGCGCTGGTCTGGGCCTTCGTGCTCCTCGCGCCAGGGGCCGGTCTGCTGACCTGGCTCGACCGATGA
- the pdxY gene encoding pyridoxal kinase PdxY → MNVLSIQSHVAYGHVGNASAVFPMQRLGVEVWPVHTVQFSNHTGYGAWRGPVFDAAMIRAVVQGIGERGVLGACDAVLSGYMGSPEIGAAILEAAAAVRAANPAALYCCDPVIGDVEEGVYVRPGIEAFLRERAVPQADILTPNQFELGLLTGLPSRTLAEAGAGIAALQASGPRVVLVTSALCADTPPDRIDLLAGAEGQLYRVRTPRLAIAVNGAGDCIAALFLVHYARTGSAAAALGAAAASVYGLLKRTAEAGSREILTVAAQDEYVNPSETFTVEAV, encoded by the coding sequence TTGAACGTCCTGTCGATCCAGTCCCACGTCGCCTACGGCCATGTCGGCAATGCCTCGGCGGTGTTCCCCATGCAGCGGCTCGGGGTCGAGGTCTGGCCGGTGCACACGGTGCAGTTCTCCAACCACACCGGCTACGGCGCGTGGCGCGGCCCGGTCTTCGACGCGGCGATGATCCGCGCGGTGGTGCAGGGCATCGGCGAGCGCGGCGTGCTCGGCGCCTGCGACGCGGTGCTGTCGGGCTACATGGGCTCGCCCGAGATCGGGGCCGCGATCCTGGAGGCGGCGGCCGCCGTGCGGGCGGCCAACCCCGCGGCGCTCTATTGCTGCGACCCGGTGATCGGCGACGTGGAGGAAGGCGTCTACGTGCGGCCCGGCATCGAGGCGTTCCTGCGCGAGCGCGCGGTGCCGCAGGCCGACATCCTCACCCCCAACCAGTTCGAGCTGGGCCTTCTCACCGGCCTGCCGAGCCGGACGCTCGCCGAGGCCGGAGCCGGGATCGCGGCGCTCCAGGCTTCCGGGCCCCGCGTGGTGCTGGTCACCTCGGCGCTCTGCGCCGACACGCCGCCGGACCGGATCGACCTGCTCGCCGGCGCGGAGGGGCAGTTGTACCGGGTGCGCACCCCGCGGCTCGCGATCGCGGTCAACGGCGCGGGCGACTGCATCGCGGCCCTGTTCCTGGTCCATTACGCCCGCACCGGTTCGGCCGCCGCGGCGCTCGGCGCAGCGGCGGCCTCGGTCTACGGGCTGCTCAAGCGGACCGCCGAGGCGGGGTCCCGGGAGATCCTGACGGTGGCCGCGCAGGACGAGTACGTGAATCCGAGCGAGACCTTCACGGTCGAGGCGGTCTGA